A section of the Deltaproteobacteria bacterium genome encodes:
- the glgC gene encoding glucose-1-phosphate adenylyltransferase, producing MPGARGTEVASIILAGGEGKRLHPLTRDRAKPAVPFAGRYRMIDFVLSNVVNSGIFKISVLTQYKSGSLMQHLARGWQLAPQMGHYVAPVPATMNLGPQWFRGSADAVFQNLDVIENEGPTYVCVFGADHIYKMDVRQMVAFHRDCGAEVTVATIPVPAQDISRYGIVDCDARRCITGFREKPPPDAGAVGMRQASMGLYVFNADVLVRAVVEDAERSDSTHDFGRDLIPRLAERGRVHAYDFSTNTHPNMTEGERGYWRDIGTLGAYYQASMDLISVSPVLNLYNPAWPILSAYYPSPPAKFVFADRESNRIGTATDSMVSEGCIVSGGQVDRSILGPRVRVNSFAQVSESILFEGVEIGRHAHIRRAILDKNVFVEPGVTIGYDPVEDRRRFVVSEEGVVVIPKGERVG from the coding sequence ATGCCGGGCGCGAGGGGGACCGAGGTCGCGTCGATCATCCTCGCGGGAGGCGAGGGGAAGCGCCTGCACCCGCTCACCCGCGACCGCGCCAAGCCGGCCGTGCCCTTCGCGGGACGCTACCGCATGATCGACTTCGTGCTGTCGAACGTCGTCAACTCGGGCATCTTCAAGATCAGCGTCCTCACCCAGTACAAGTCCGGCTCGCTCATGCAGCACCTGGCGCGCGGCTGGCAGCTCGCGCCGCAGATGGGCCACTACGTGGCGCCGGTGCCGGCGACCATGAACCTCGGCCCGCAGTGGTTCCGGGGCAGCGCCGACGCGGTCTTCCAGAACCTCGACGTCATCGAGAACGAGGGGCCGACCTACGTCTGCGTCTTCGGCGCCGACCACATCTACAAGATGGACGTCCGCCAGATGGTCGCCTTCCACCGCGACTGCGGCGCCGAGGTGACGGTCGCCACCATCCCGGTCCCCGCCCAGGACATCTCGCGCTACGGCATCGTCGACTGCGACGCACGGCGCTGCATCACGGGGTTTCGCGAGAAGCCGCCACCCGACGCCGGCGCCGTCGGCATGCGCCAGGCGTCGATGGGTCTCTACGTCTTCAACGCCGACGTCCTCGTGCGCGCGGTCGTCGAGGACGCCGAACGCAGCGACTCGACGCACGACTTCGGCCGCGACTTGATCCCGCGCCTGGCCGAGCGCGGCCGGGTGCATGCCTACGACTTCTCGACCAACACCCACCCCAACATGACCGAGGGGGAGCGCGGCTACTGGCGCGACATCGGCACGCTCGGCGCCTACTATCAGGCCTCCATGGACCTGATCTCGGTGTCTCCCGTCCTCAACCTCTACAACCCGGCATGGCCGATCCTCTCCGCCTACTATCCGAGCCCGCCCGCCAAGTTCGTGTTCGCCGACCGCGAGAGCAATCGCATCGGCACCGCCACCGACTCCATGGTCTCGGAGGGCTGCATCGTGAGCGGCGGCCAGGTCGACCGCTCGATCCTCGGCCCGCGCGTGCGCGTGAACAGCTTCGCGCAGGTGAGCGAGTCGATCCTGTTCGAGGGCGTGGAGATCGGCCGCCACGCGCACATCCGCCGCGCGATCCTCGACAAGAACGTGTTCGTGGAGCCGGGCGTGACGATCGGCTACGACCCGGTCGAGGACCGCCGCCGGTTCGTGGTCAGCGAGGAGGGCGTGGTGGTGATCCCGAAGGGGGAGCGCGTGGGCTGA
- a CDS encoding Retroviral aspartyl protease: MGTTHVDVRVSNPADPSRGFEQRLIVDSGAVFTIVPAPLLRAIGIEPDRVQRFELADGRVVTREVGSALYELRKLRAAAPVVFGRRTDAALLGVVTLEVLGLTIDPLRRTLRAMRPMLLSLGARGIRFAGTAAP; the protein is encoded by the coding sequence GTGGGGACGACTCACGTCGACGTGCGGGTCAGCAACCCGGCGGACCCGAGCCGTGGCTTCGAGCAGCGTCTGATCGTGGACTCGGGGGCTGTCTTCACCATCGTGCCGGCGCCCCTCCTGCGCGCGATCGGCATCGAACCGGACCGCGTCCAGCGCTTCGAGCTCGCGGACGGCAGAGTCGTGACGCGCGAGGTCGGCAGCGCGCTGTACGAGCTGCGGAAGTTGCGGGCGGCGGCGCCCGTCGTCTTCGGCCGGCGCACCGACGCGGCGCTGCTCGGCGTGGTGACCCTCGAGGTCCTCGGCCTGACGATCGACCCGCTCCGACGCACGCTGCGCGCGATGCGGCCGATGCTGCTCTCCCTCGGTGCTCGAGGGATTCGCTTCGCAGGGACCGCGGCGCCGTAG
- a CDS encoding CBS domain-containing protein, producing MSDDLQPASSGVAQHAASLRVADNMSRRVQCVAATAALREAARLLAEHPISCLVVLEGDTPAGIVTERDVVRQAARDPEGWAATPVRDAMSHPLHVTDTGATVAEVIATCARHGVRHLPVTDGGRLAGIVTQTDLVRAAHRHLQSYAAELERLIGERTADLRDSERRRDDLVDLTVHDIKNSVCVVESALEMMEQDPIGAASFVPLLRRASQRIGHLVCTLLDVNRLESGAMPLRVQDVPWASLCEPVLAETGLLAQAKSVALNRTGESHTIVRCDPALVERVLLNLLDNAIGVAPDRSTVDVHAERTADGGFLVRVGNRGRTIAPDVLPTLFRKYRQGGGAPVKRLGGWGLGLTFCRLAVERHGGTIRAISPYVDGEGAAFEFVLPAEPK from the coding sequence GTGAGCGACGATCTCCAGCCGGCCTCTTCCGGCGTCGCCCAGCACGCCGCCTCGCTGCGCGTCGCCGACAACATGTCCCGCCGCGTGCAGTGCGTGGCCGCGACTGCCGCACTTCGCGAGGCCGCTCGCCTGCTCGCCGAGCACCCGATCAGCTGTCTGGTGGTGCTCGAAGGGGACACACCCGCCGGGATCGTCACGGAGCGGGACGTCGTCCGGCAGGCGGCGCGCGACCCCGAGGGCTGGGCCGCGACGCCGGTCCGCGACGCCATGAGCCATCCGCTGCACGTGACCGACACCGGCGCCACCGTGGCCGAGGTCATCGCCACCTGCGCCCGTCACGGGGTGCGGCACCTGCCCGTGACCGACGGCGGCCGTCTCGCGGGCATCGTCACGCAGACGGACCTGGTGCGTGCCGCCCACCGCCACCTGCAGAGCTATGCGGCCGAGCTCGAGCGCCTGATCGGCGAGCGCACGGCCGACCTGCGGGACAGCGAGCGCCGCCGGGACGACCTGGTGGACCTCACGGTGCACGACATCAAGAACTCGGTCTGCGTCGTCGAGTCGGCGCTCGAGATGATGGAGCAGGACCCTATCGGGGCGGCGAGCTTCGTCCCGCTGCTGCGCCGCGCCTCGCAGCGCATCGGGCACCTCGTCTGCACGCTCCTCGACGTGAACCGCCTGGAGAGCGGCGCGATGCCGCTGCGCGTGCAGGACGTCCCGTGGGCGTCGCTCTGCGAGCCGGTGCTCGCCGAGACCGGCCTTCTGGCGCAGGCGAAGTCCGTGGCGCTCAACCGGACCGGCGAGAGCCACACGATCGTGCGCTGCGACCCCGCGCTGGTGGAGCGGGTGCTCCTGAACCTCCTCGACAACGCGATCGGCGTCGCGCCGGACCGCAGCACCGTCGACGTGCACGCCGAGCGCACTGCGGACGGCGGCTTCCTGGTGCGTGTCGGGAACCGTGGCCGCACGATCGCGCCGGACGTGCTGCCGACGCTCTTCCGGAAATACCGCCAGGGCGGCGGTGCGCCGGTGAAGCGCCTCGGCGGCTGGGGCCTCGGGCTCACCTTCTGCCGGCTGGCCGTCGAGCGCCACGGCGGGACGATCCGCGCGATCTCACCGTACGTCGACGGCGAGGGCGCGGCGTTCGAGTTCGTCCTGCCCGCAGAGCCGAAGTAG
- the hemE gene encoding uroporphyrinogen decarboxylase — MIPTRPSRSSRRVETPPFLAACRRQPARYTPVWLMRQAGRYLPEYRAIRDQTSFLQLCRTPDLAAEVTVGTAVRLGVDAAIIFADILLVLEPMGAGLEFTRGDGPAIHHPVRSAADVDRLREVEPGALAYVAEAVRRARAALPPAIPLIGFAGAPFTLASYLIEGGSSRLYARTKAFMLADPGAWRALMERLGRVVAAYLDMQIDAGADAVQLFDSWVGCLAPADYRTHVLPHVRTLVAAVRPGTPVIHFGTGTAGLLECMRAAGGDVIGLDWRVDLDAAWSRLGHDVAVQGNLDPVALLAPVAEVRRCAAAILGQAAGRPGHIFNLGHGVLPQTPVDHVRALVDAVHELSAR, encoded by the coding sequence TTGATTCCCACCAGGCCTTCACGTAGCTCTCGACGGGTGGAGACCCCGCCGTTCCTCGCGGCGTGCCGCCGCCAGCCGGCGCGCTACACGCCGGTCTGGCTCATGCGGCAGGCGGGCCGCTACCTCCCCGAGTACCGGGCGATCCGCGACCAGACGAGCTTCCTTCAGCTGTGCCGCACGCCCGACCTCGCCGCCGAGGTGACGGTCGGGACGGCCGTCCGGCTCGGCGTCGACGCGGCCATCATCTTCGCCGACATCCTGCTCGTCCTCGAGCCGATGGGGGCCGGGCTCGAGTTCACGCGCGGCGACGGTCCCGCGATCCACCACCCCGTCCGCAGCGCGGCCGACGTCGACCGCCTGCGCGAGGTCGAGCCCGGCGCGCTCGCCTACGTCGCCGAGGCCGTCCGACGGGCGCGAGCCGCGCTGCCGCCGGCGATCCCGCTGATCGGCTTCGCCGGCGCGCCCTTCACCCTCGCCTCCTACCTGATCGAGGGCGGCAGCTCGCGCCTGTACGCGCGCACCAAGGCGTTCATGCTGGCCGACCCGGGTGCCTGGCGCGCGCTGATGGAGCGCCTCGGGCGCGTGGTGGCGGCCTACCTCGATATGCAGATCGACGCCGGCGCCGACGCCGTGCAGCTCTTCGACAGCTGGGTCGGCTGCCTCGCGCCCGCCGACTACCGCACGCACGTCCTGCCGCACGTGCGCACGCTCGTCGCCGCCGTCCGGCCGGGGACGCCGGTCATCCACTTCGGGACGGGCACGGCGGGGCTCCTCGAGTGCATGCGCGCCGCGGGCGGCGACGTGATCGGCCTCGACTGGCGCGTCGACCTCGACGCCGCGTGGAGCCGGCTCGGGCACGACGTGGCCGTGCAGGGCAACCTCGACCCGGTGGCGCTCCTCGCGCCGGTCGCCGAGGTCCGCCGATGTGCCGCCGCCATCCTCGGCCAGGCGGCGGGCCGCCCGGGACACATCTTCAACCTCGGCCACGGCGTCCTGCCGCAGACGCCGGTCGACCACGTGCGCGCCCTGGTCGACGCCGTGCACGAGCTCTCGGCGCGCTGA
- the hemH gene encoding ferrochelatase → MAADAVLLIAFGGPTRPEEVAPFLANVVRGRGVPPERLAEVARHYHAIGGRSPLNPITFNQAEKLRVALAEAGAPLPVYVGMRNWEPYVADTLARMADEGRHEAIGLILAPHATEASRARYTDAVGRGAAALGTRAPVIRWAPDWHTHPRFIAAAAELAATAIARLPADRRAAAVLVFTAHSVPRAMAAGSPYEAEIAASARAVAERLGHRAWQIAYQSRSGGSAEPWLEPDVNDALRALAAAGARDAVLVAIGFVADHVEVLYDLDVEAAATAHAAGLGFVRAPTVNDHPLFIRMLADVVREAAR, encoded by the coding sequence ATGGCGGCCGACGCCGTCCTGCTGATCGCCTTCGGCGGGCCGACGCGGCCGGAGGAGGTCGCGCCCTTCCTGGCCAACGTCGTGCGGGGACGCGGTGTGCCGCCCGAGCGGCTCGCGGAGGTCGCCCGCCACTACCACGCCATCGGCGGACGCTCGCCGCTCAACCCCATCACCTTCAATCAGGCCGAGAAGCTGCGCGTCGCGCTCGCGGAAGCCGGCGCGCCGCTCCCCGTCTACGTCGGCATGCGGAACTGGGAGCCGTACGTCGCCGACACCCTCGCCCGCATGGCGGACGAGGGGCGCCACGAAGCGATCGGCCTGATCCTCGCGCCGCACGCCACCGAGGCGAGCCGGGCGCGCTACACCGATGCGGTCGGGCGCGGCGCGGCCGCGCTCGGGACGCGGGCGCCGGTGATCCGCTGGGCGCCCGACTGGCACACGCACCCGCGCTTCATCGCGGCGGCGGCCGAGCTCGCCGCCACGGCGATCGCCCGGCTTCCGGCCGATCGCCGCGCCGCGGCCGTCCTCGTCTTCACCGCGCACAGCGTGCCGCGCGCCATGGCCGCGGGTTCGCCGTACGAGGCCGAGATCGCGGCGTCGGCACGCGCCGTCGCCGAGCGCCTCGGACATCGAGCCTGGCAGATCGCCTACCAGAGCCGGAGCGGAGGCTCCGCCGAGCCGTGGCTCGAGCCCGACGTCAACGATGCCCTCCGCGCGCTGGCCGCGGCCGGGGCGCGCGACGCCGTCCTCGTGGCGATCGGCTTCGTCGCCGACCACGTCGAGGTGCTGTACGATCTCGATGTCGAGGCGGCGGCCACGGCTCACGCAGCGGGCCTCGGCTTCGTCCGGGCTCCCACCGTGAACGACCATCCGCTCTTCATCCGCATGCTCGCCGACGTGGTGCGCGAGGCGGCCCGATGA
- the hemG gene encoding protoporphyrinogen oxidase, with product MRRVAVVGGGVAGLAAALRLVEAGRGIEVLLLEAKDRLGGTIASEGTDGFLIEVGADAFFTEKPWAQALCERAGLGDRLIGTRPGDRRTYVVHGGRLVAVPEGFVLLAPTDPWTVAASPLFSWPGKLRMLLDLVLPRRSDDADESVAAFVRRRLGREAFERVAEPLLGGIYTGDAERLSLRATMPRFVEVERRHRSLILGLRATARTHDAGARYSLFMTHVEGMGGLVRDLARRLPEGVVRLGAAVEGLARDGDTWRLAAGGGFTADAVVVAVPAYAAARLLEGLDSKLAGALAAIEYASSATVTLGYRSTELPRGLPGFGFVVPAVERRPILACSYPSRKFAGRAPDGHDLVRAFVGGALRADLLELDDERLTALVEAELAHLLGVTARPRLVRVHRHARAMPQYHVGHEERVAAIEARAAAIAGLALAGAAYRGVGVPDCVRSGEAAADAVLARLG from the coding sequence ATGAGGCGGGTCGCGGTCGTGGGCGGCGGCGTGGCCGGACTCGCCGCGGCGCTCCGCCTGGTCGAGGCCGGCCGCGGCATCGAGGTCCTGCTGCTCGAGGCGAAGGACCGTCTCGGCGGCACGATCGCGAGCGAGGGGACCGACGGCTTCCTGATCGAGGTGGGCGCGGACGCGTTCTTCACCGAGAAGCCCTGGGCGCAGGCGCTCTGCGAACGGGCCGGCCTCGGGGACCGGCTGATCGGCACGCGGCCCGGCGACCGGCGCACGTACGTCGTGCACGGCGGCCGGCTGGTCGCGGTCCCGGAGGGCTTCGTGCTCCTCGCCCCGACCGATCCCTGGACGGTCGCCGCCTCGCCGCTCTTCTCGTGGCCGGGCAAGCTGCGCATGCTCCTCGACCTCGTGCTGCCGCGCCGCTCGGACGACGCCGACGAGAGCGTCGCCGCCTTCGTCCGCCGCCGGCTCGGCCGCGAGGCGTTCGAGCGCGTGGCCGAGCCGCTCCTCGGCGGCATCTACACCGGCGACGCCGAGCGGCTGTCGCTGCGCGCCACCATGCCCCGTTTCGTCGAGGTCGAGCGACGCCACCGGAGCCTCATCCTCGGGCTGCGCGCGACGGCGCGGACACACGATGCCGGCGCCCGCTACAGCCTCTTCATGACGCACGTCGAGGGCATGGGCGGGCTGGTCCGGGACCTCGCGCGCCGGCTCCCCGAAGGCGTCGTGCGGCTCGGCGCCGCCGTGGAGGGGCTCGCCCGCGACGGGGATACCTGGCGGCTCGCCGCCGGCGGCGGCTTCACGGCCGACGCGGTCGTCGTCGCCGTGCCGGCGTATGCCGCAGCCCGGCTGCTCGAGGGACTCGACTCCAAGCTCGCCGGGGCACTCGCGGCGATCGAGTACGCCTCCTCGGCGACCGTCACGCTCGGCTACCGCAGCACCGAGCTGCCACGGGGGCTCCCGGGGTTCGGCTTCGTCGTCCCGGCCGTCGAGCGGCGGCCGATCCTGGCCTGCAGCTATCCGTCGCGCAAGTTCGCCGGCCGTGCCCCGGACGGCCACGATCTCGTGCGCGCCTTCGTCGGGGGCGCGCTGCGCGCCGACCTGCTGGAGCTCGACGACGAACGGCTGACGGCGCTCGTCGAGGCCGAGCTGGCGCACCTGCTCGGCGTCACGGCGCGCCCGCGCCTCGTCCGCGTCCACCGCCACGCGCGGGCCATGCCGCAGTACCACGTCGGACACGAGGAGCGGGTGGCCGCGATCGAGGCGCGCGCGGCCGCCATCGCCGGCCTCGCGCTGGCGGGGGCGGCCTACCGCGGGGTCGGCGTCCCCGACTGCGTGCGCAGCGGCGAGGCGGCGGCCGACGCCGTGCTCGCGCGTCTCGGCTAA
- a CDS encoding FAD-dependent oxidoreductase: MPRAADNPPAVVLGGGIAGLAAARLLTRHYARVVVLERDTRPDVAEPESAYGGWQRRGVPQFRHSHAFLARLRLVLLAHLPEVLDRLRALGVRELGLAALAPPGVTLAPEEGDDEVVLLACRRATFEWVLRECVRARPGIELHEGVSVAGLSVAARDGRRPSVTGVRLADGSVMRAALVVDATGRRSRAPAWLAASGAPLPLELSADTGTFYYTRFYRRGHGRAPRGTTGLVAGDLGWVKVAIFPGDNASFSISVGAPVADGSLRGLSDPARFEAFVRAFPAVAPWRARGVSVPIDGPPTPVLVMGNLRNRLRRFVDREGPLAAGFFAIGDAAYHSNPVYGRGATSAIVQAALLDEALGRHPGDVRAAACFLDLESERQLRPFWEAAVAGDRRTLGEVPSLKVTDPLAWLAHVAEQAFGWFFDQGLLPASRVDPVIFRALMRIFNMLEPPERLFTDPGLLVRSLPVLARVLRGDGPPPPFPVVARDAALSQLDQAGARE; this comes from the coding sequence ATGCCCAGGGCGGCGGACAACCCGCCCGCCGTCGTCCTCGGCGGCGGCATCGCGGGTCTCGCGGCGGCGCGGCTCCTCACGCGGCACTACGCGCGTGTCGTCGTGCTCGAGCGGGACACGCGGCCCGACGTGGCCGAGCCCGAGTCCGCGTACGGAGGCTGGCAGCGCCGCGGCGTTCCGCAGTTCCGCCACTCGCACGCGTTCCTCGCGCGGCTGCGGCTCGTGCTCCTCGCCCACCTGCCCGAGGTGCTCGACCGGCTGCGCGCGCTGGGTGTCCGCGAGCTCGGTCTCGCCGCGCTCGCGCCGCCCGGCGTGACCCTCGCTCCCGAGGAGGGCGACGACGAGGTGGTCCTCCTCGCCTGCCGGCGCGCGACGTTCGAATGGGTGCTCCGCGAGTGCGTGCGCGCGAGGCCCGGGATCGAGCTGCACGAGGGTGTCTCGGTCGCCGGCCTCTCGGTCGCGGCGCGCGACGGGAGACGTCCCTCGGTCACGGGTGTTCGCCTGGCCGACGGCAGCGTGATGCGCGCCGCGCTGGTGGTCGACGCCACCGGTCGACGGTCGCGGGCCCCCGCCTGGCTGGCGGCGAGCGGCGCCCCGCTGCCGCTCGAGCTCTCGGCGGATACCGGCACGTTCTACTACACGCGCTTCTACCGCCGGGGCCATGGACGGGCGCCACGCGGTACGACCGGTCTCGTCGCGGGCGACCTCGGGTGGGTCAAGGTCGCGATCTTCCCGGGTGACAACGCATCGTTCTCGATCAGCGTCGGCGCGCCGGTCGCCGACGGCTCGCTCAGGGGCCTCTCGGATCCCGCCCGCTTCGAGGCGTTCGTGCGGGCGTTTCCCGCCGTCGCGCCCTGGCGCGCGCGGGGCGTCTCGGTGCCGATCGACGGCCCGCCGACACCCGTCCTGGTGATGGGAAACCTCCGCAACCGGCTGCGGCGCTTCGTCGACCGCGAGGGTCCGCTCGCTGCGGGCTTCTTCGCCATCGGCGACGCGGCCTACCACTCGAACCCGGTCTACGGCCGGGGCGCCACCTCGGCGATCGTCCAGGCCGCCCTGCTGGACGAGGCGCTCGGCCGGCACCCGGGGGACGTGCGGGCCGCGGCGTGCTTCCTCGACCTGGAGAGCGAGCGCCAGCTCCGGCCGTTCTGGGAGGCGGCGGTCGCCGGGGACCGCCGGACGCTCGGCGAGGTCCCATCCCTGAAGGTGACCGATCCGCTGGCGTGGCTCGCCCACGTCGCCGAGCAGGCGTTCGGCTGGTTCTTCGACCAGGGCTTGCTGCCCGCGAGCCGCGTCGACCCCGTCATCTTCCGGGCGCTCATGCGCATCTTCAACATGCTGGAGCCGCCGGAGCGGCTGTTCACCGACCCGGGCCTCCTCGTGCGTTCGTTGCCGGTCCTGGCGCGGGTGCTGCGCGGCGACGGGCCGCCCCCGCCGTTCCCGGTGGTGGCGCGCGATGCGGCGCTGTCGCAGCTCGACCAGGCCGGGGCGCGGGAGTGA
- a CDS encoding gamma-glutamyl-gamma-aminobutyrate hydrolase family protein has product MRPLIGISSYGRAGERQVFSLPCEYVDVVRLAGGVPLVLPAVEAVEGEIPEALDTIHGLILPGGGDIDPAHYGGVRHDANYGISTERDGFEMQLARAALARPDLPVLCICRGMQLLNVALGGDLVAHIPDRYGDRVPHRRPERLPVEHEVRFDPTSRIGTLLGTERLVVQSVHHQAVGRLGRGLRAVAWSPDDVIEAVESTEHPFVLAVQWHPELGALSDARQRRLFEELVARSRARIAGGHRRAAACETAAPAPDLR; this is encoded by the coding sequence GTGAGACCTCTCATCGGGATCAGCAGCTACGGCCGCGCCGGCGAGCGGCAGGTCTTCTCGCTGCCCTGCGAGTACGTCGACGTGGTGCGGCTCGCGGGCGGCGTCCCGCTCGTCCTTCCCGCGGTGGAAGCGGTGGAAGGTGAGATTCCCGAGGCGCTCGACACGATCCACGGGCTCATCCTGCCCGGCGGCGGTGACATCGACCCGGCGCACTACGGGGGCGTCCGCCACGACGCCAACTACGGCATCTCGACCGAGCGCGACGGCTTCGAGATGCAGCTCGCGCGCGCCGCGCTCGCCCGCCCCGACCTCCCGGTGCTCTGCATCTGCCGCGGCATGCAGCTGCTGAACGTCGCGCTCGGCGGCGACCTCGTCGCGCACATCCCGGACCGCTACGGCGACCGCGTGCCGCATCGGCGCCCGGAGCGGCTGCCGGTCGAGCACGAGGTGCGGTTCGACCCGACGAGCCGGATCGGCACCCTCCTCGGGACGGAGCGTCTCGTCGTGCAGTCCGTGCACCATCAGGCCGTCGGCCGCCTCGGCCGTGGGCTGCGCGCCGTCGCCTGGAGCCCCGACGACGTCATCGAGGCGGTGGAGTCGACCGAGCACCCCTTCGTGCTCGCCGTCCAGTGGCATCCCGAGCTCGGGGCGCTGAGCGACGCGCGCCAGCGACGGCTCTTCGAGGAGCTGGTCGCGCGCAGCCGCGCGCGGATCGCCGGTGGCCATCGTCGGGCGGCGGCCTGCGAGACCGCGGCACCCGCGCCCGACCTGCGCTGA
- a CDS encoding alpha/beta hydrolase, whose product MSFPRQVPGIPRQSDFHELVEDVVYASVDGVPLRYDHYRPRRATSPAPAIVFVHGGAWVHGDPSQAAGNALHFARRGIATISISYRLAPRHRFPAPLDDVRRGLRHVRAHAVELGIDPERIALMGLSAGAHLAMLAHLAAGIPELAPELPAELRDAAETVCALVLHYGPYDLARRRPFPDGFDPIGELLGERLADEAWVRLASPVHQAAHATAPVLLVHGTADAVVSYRESERMHAALERAGKPSELLRLEGAPHAFQANWRGEANRQANAATDTFLERHLPGAA is encoded by the coding sequence ATGAGCTTTCCGCGCCAAGTGCCTGGCATTCCCCGTCAATCCGACTTCCACGAGCTCGTCGAGGACGTCGTCTACGCCTCGGTCGACGGCGTCCCGCTGCGCTACGACCACTACCGGCCGCGGCGGGCAACCAGCCCCGCGCCGGCGATCGTCTTCGTCCACGGCGGCGCCTGGGTGCACGGCGACCCGAGCCAGGCGGCCGGCAACGCCCTCCACTTTGCCCGCCGTGGCATCGCGACGATCTCGATCTCGTACCGCCTCGCCCCGAGGCACCGCTTTCCGGCGCCGCTCGACGACGTCCGCCGCGGGCTCCGCCACGTGCGCGCCCACGCGGTCGAGCTGGGCATCGATCCCGAACGGATCGCCCTGATGGGTCTCTCGGCCGGCGCCCATCTCGCGATGCTCGCCCACCTGGCGGCGGGCATCCCCGAGCTTGCCCCGGAGCTCCCCGCCGAGCTCCGCGACGCGGCAGAGACGGTGTGCGCGCTCGTCCTGCACTACGGTCCCTACGACCTCGCCCGGCGCCGCCCGTTCCCCGACGGCTTCGATCCGATCGGCGAGCTCCTCGGCGAGCGGCTCGCAGACGAGGCGTGGGTGCGGCTCGCGTCCCCGGTCCACCAGGCCGCGCATGCCACCGCGCCCGTGCTGCTCGTCCACGGCACGGCGGACGCCGTCGTGTCGTACCGCGAGTCCGAGCGGATGCACGCCGCCCTCGAGCGTGCCGGCAAGCCGAGCGAGCTGCTCCGCCTCGAGGGCGCACCCCATGCCTTCCAGGCCAACTGGCGCGGCGAAGCGAACCGGCAGGCCAACGCGGCGACGGACACCTTCCTCGAGCGCCATCTCCCGGGAGCCGCATGA
- a CDS encoding GNAT family N-acetyltransferase: protein MILRTAIPDDEAAVLRLIEELFEAPGRRPVGYSSERASAGFQHAVAEPHADVLLALDGDTLIGLASVYAELPSIRFGRRCWLEDLVVTSSRRGQGIGRRLLEAAAEWGRAHGCVHLELSSANTRGDAHRFYLGNGMAQNSLLFGRLLR, encoded by the coding sequence ATGATCCTCCGCACCGCCATCCCGGACGACGAGGCCGCCGTCCTCCGTCTCATCGAGGAGCTCTTCGAGGCTCCTGGCCGCCGGCCCGTCGGTTACTCGTCCGAGCGGGCGTCGGCGGGCTTCCAGCACGCCGTCGCCGAGCCGCACGCCGACGTGCTCCTCGCGCTCGACGGCGACACGCTGATCGGGCTCGCGTCGGTGTACGCCGAGCTGCCGTCCATCCGCTTCGGCCGGCGGTGCTGGCTCGAAGATCTCGTCGTCACCTCGTCCCGACGTGGCCAGGGCATCGGGCGGCGGCTGCTCGAGGCGGCGGCCGAGTGGGGACGCGCGCACGGCTGCGTTCATCTGGAGCTGAGCTCCGCCAACACGCGCGGCGACGCGCACCGCTTCTACCTGGGGAACGGGATGGCGCAGAATTCCCTGCTCTTCGGGCGGCTGCTCCGCTGA